A region from the Sphingopyxis lindanitolerans genome encodes:
- a CDS encoding thiamine pyrophosphate-binding protein: protein MSIDMISGGEAMAAECARQAVRTVFALSGAAHAQLLQALAKNGVRVVSTRHETGTVCAADGYARIARKPGLALIKEEQGLANAVTGILTAQKAGTPVVILVGCRPASATEVHHEGEDDPLAMVRPMAKWVHMAPNPERMAAFLAEAFHQASTGRPGVAILGIRQEFGRAMVSAAAPHPMSAPASPPAPEATAIAAAAAALCHAQRPMILAGGGAYRADAGPALRRLAARLGAPVLGHAQGRGLVPEDDMLGFGWPLAQVAAREADVVLCVGMRLGQRFNHGLAPRFSPDALFIQIDTVAEEFGRGRPIDIPIVADARLGTEALCEALGDGKPRDAGWVRHAMAARLARLAELEAEGNGPIHPLTLCRRLMDRWPEDAIYVGDGADIQNWMLGTLRLPRGGAFIDHYPFGSMGVGTPLALGASAAAREVAELTDAPPRPVILVTGDGSFGFYCAELNSAKLADLQLAVVVSNDGAWGTEKHGHIKLFNDSYNCELGQADYHLIAHAFDCGGERVDESGDIAGAIDRMLAAKLPYVLNVLTDPMAGAARKTDPRVVTVAFEDIVQPDGSSSSAVL from the coding sequence GTTGCAGGCGTTGGCGAAGAATGGCGTTCGCGTCGTTTCGACCCGGCATGAGACCGGCACCGTGTGCGCTGCCGATGGCTATGCGCGGATTGCCCGCAAGCCCGGACTGGCGCTTATCAAGGAAGAGCAGGGATTGGCCAACGCCGTGACCGGCATTCTCACCGCCCAAAAAGCGGGAACACCCGTGGTGATATTGGTGGGCTGCCGTCCCGCCAGCGCGACCGAGGTGCATCATGAAGGCGAGGATGATCCGCTTGCGATGGTACGGCCTATGGCCAAATGGGTGCATATGGCGCCCAACCCCGAGCGGATGGCAGCATTTCTCGCCGAAGCCTTTCATCAGGCAAGCACTGGCCGACCCGGCGTCGCCATATTGGGTATCCGTCAAGAGTTCGGCCGTGCCATGGTGTCGGCGGCCGCGCCCCATCCCATGTCGGCGCCCGCGTCGCCGCCAGCGCCCGAAGCGACCGCCATCGCTGCCGCCGCCGCGGCATTGTGCCACGCTCAACGCCCGATGATCCTGGCCGGAGGCGGTGCGTACCGCGCCGATGCCGGGCCTGCGCTGCGCCGACTGGCGGCGCGGCTGGGTGCTCCGGTCCTGGGCCATGCGCAGGGCCGGGGCCTGGTCCCGGAAGACGATATGTTGGGCTTCGGCTGGCCACTGGCACAGGTGGCGGCGCGCGAGGCCGATGTGGTGCTATGCGTGGGCATGCGGCTGGGCCAGCGCTTCAATCATGGTTTGGCGCCGCGCTTTTCGCCCGATGCCCTGTTCATCCAGATCGATACCGTGGCCGAGGAGTTCGGGCGGGGGCGGCCGATTGACATTCCCATCGTCGCCGATGCGCGGCTCGGCACAGAAGCGCTCTGCGAGGCCCTGGGCGACGGAAAGCCGCGCGATGCGGGCTGGGTGCGACACGCCATGGCCGCGCGGCTTGCGCGGCTTGCCGAGCTGGAAGCCGAAGGGAACGGGCCCATCCACCCGCTCACATTGTGCCGCAGGCTGATGGACCGATGGCCGGAAGATGCGATCTATGTGGGCGATGGCGCGGACATCCAAAACTGGATGTTGGGGACGCTGCGTCTGCCGCGCGGCGGCGCTTTTATCGATCATTATCCGTTCGGGTCCATGGGCGTGGGGACACCGCTTGCCCTCGGCGCGTCGGCGGCGGCGCGCGAGGTTGCCGAGTTGACCGATGCACCCCCGCGCCCGGTCATTTTGGTTACCGGCGACGGCTCTTTCGGCTTCTACTGTGCTGAGCTGAACAGCGCGAAGCTCGCGGACTTGCAGCTGGCCGTGGTCGTTTCAAACGACGGCGCATGGGGCACCGAAAAGCATGGACACATCAAATTGTTCAACGATTCCTATAATTGCGAACTGGGGCAGGCGGATTACCATCTGATTGCGCATGCCTTTGATTGTGGGGGTGAGCGGGTGGATGAGAGCGGCGACATCGCCGGCGCGATCGACCGCATGCTTGCAGCAAAGCTGCCTTATGTTCTGAATGTGCTGACAGATCCCATGGCCGGAGCGGCGCGCAAGACCGACCCACGCGTCGTCACCGTGGCCTTTGAAGATATCGTCCAACCCGACGGCTCATCCTCCTCCGCCGTGCTTTAA
- a CDS encoding SDR family oxidoreductase: MTTILVTGASRGIGFEISRAFLRRGHHVIATCRDPDNAHDLQALEGVLEIHALDVGDPASIAHCADSLADRAIDILVNNAGIAYRDTRIGHLDYAAWRRVLDINLLAPVAVLEAFLPHLLRGEGRKAVAISSSLGSITRAGGGNYFYRTSKAALNMAMRSIGADLAQQGVTVAVVSPGFVDTDLTQALPVPKIPARESGDGLAAYIEAMTPEDGRRFLRFNGDELPW; encoded by the coding sequence TTGACCACGATATTGGTGACGGGCGCAAGTCGTGGGATCGGCTTTGAAATCAGCCGGGCGTTTTTGCGCCGCGGCCACCATGTCATCGCAACTTGCCGCGACCCGGACAATGCGCACGATCTGCAGGCGCTGGAAGGCGTGTTGGAGATTCATGCCCTGGACGTCGGCGACCCCGCCAGCATCGCGCACTGCGCCGACTCCCTTGCCGACAGGGCGATCGACATTCTGGTGAATAATGCCGGCATCGCGTATCGCGATACCCGCATTGGCCATCTGGACTATGCCGCCTGGCGGCGGGTTCTGGACATCAATCTGCTCGCACCTGTGGCGGTTCTGGAGGCTTTCCTGCCGCATCTTTTGCGTGGCGAGGGGCGTAAGGCAGTCGCCATTTCAAGCAGTCTGGGATCGATCACTCGCGCTGGGGGCGGAAATTATTTCTATCGGACCAGCAAGGCCGCGCTGAATATGGCCATGCGTTCTATCGGGGCCGACCTGGCGCAGCAAGGTGTGACGGTGGCGGTGGTAAGCCCAGGCTTTGTAGATACCGATCTGACGCAGGCACTGCCGGTTCCAAAGATCCCGGCACGGGAGAGTGGTGACGGGCTGGCGGCGTATATCGAGGCCATGACGCCAGAGGACGGTCGCCGCTTCCTGCGCTTCAATGGGGATGAATTGCCCTGGTGA
- a CDS encoding nitrilase-related carbon-nitrogen hydrolase, translated as MITLVQEPWLASQIDDLTRVVAMACSADVPGTDRLLLLPLAQPEAGIDAAAALAALSALACNAGVHLAGATRWMVGDVARTEGFLIAPDGAILLRVGKTLPDLVAGYGEADVDLGRLRDFPVVVTPFGKIGLLVGEDILSPHLARMTAQVGGEIILNPAVERSDMFFEARQKARASRAYENLCLVLCASPSRAETAELGCERLPSATAAYDPAGLAIAASRGDESFVTLDPDVQSVRRRRNETYANFPVVVRTGLYAGGYSRFAAAEHGPIQSRTAWREEGMRRVAAQPRSSIEGRLDRYDVVLGQMDLMSVHDLGERDAVLDHNVERAIALVRGMARSPSVKLVVFPEFFMQGVVTGRPLDYWLKVSVRIDGPEMAKLQAFARDSSVFVSGMVYEFDPEWPERYFNTAFIIDDSGNLIHRYRKIHGADTGLLSLTTPGNIYTDYVARDGYDALFPVADTKIGKLGTVVCYDMNFPETARELARRGAEVIIHPTSEPHNARRHGWDIGRRTRAFENLAYVISCGTGGQYVAPGDAVPSPAKRGHSKIVRFDGRLEAVADGPGHLPLMGPVDLGSLRHARSDARRNLLVWDEPSAYAAAYAAAGQRGYPLDMWLDTPMREARQGLDVTRKVIRRYFDTGVFTEPEGVPVAEQDMGSMYGAVEKAK; from the coding sequence ATGATTACACTTGTGCAGGAGCCATGGCTCGCATCGCAGATCGACGATTTGACGCGTGTTGTCGCGATGGCCTGCTCAGCCGATGTTCCGGGCACGGATCGGCTCCTCCTCCTGCCACTCGCCCAGCCGGAAGCCGGTATCGACGCCGCGGCTGCGCTGGCTGCATTGTCTGCCCTCGCGTGCAACGCCGGTGTCCATCTGGCGGGCGCTACACGCTGGATGGTAGGCGACGTGGCTCGAACCGAAGGCTTCCTGATCGCTCCCGATGGCGCCATCCTGCTTCGTGTTGGCAAGACTCTGCCGGACCTTGTTGCGGGCTATGGCGAAGCCGATGTCGATCTGGGGCGTCTACGTGATTTTCCGGTCGTCGTCACGCCATTTGGCAAGATCGGGCTGTTGGTTGGAGAGGATATCCTCTCGCCACATCTGGCGCGGATGACCGCCCAGGTCGGCGGAGAAATCATTCTGAACCCGGCTGTTGAACGGAGCGACATGTTTTTTGAAGCGCGGCAAAAGGCGCGTGCTTCACGGGCCTATGAAAATCTTTGTCTTGTCCTTTGCGCTTCGCCAAGCCGGGCGGAAACGGCTGAACTAGGCTGCGAACGCTTGCCCAGCGCCACCGCGGCCTATGACCCTGCCGGTCTCGCCATCGCTGCATCACGCGGTGATGAGAGCTTCGTGACGCTGGACCCGGATGTGCAATCGGTGCGCCGTCGCCGCAACGAAACCTATGCCAATTTCCCGGTGGTCGTGCGCACCGGTCTTTATGCTGGCGGATATTCGCGCTTTGCCGCAGCCGAGCATGGGCCCATCCAGAGCCGGACAGCCTGGCGCGAGGAAGGCATGCGCCGGGTCGCAGCCCAGCCGCGTTCCAGCATCGAGGGGCGGCTGGATCGCTATGATGTCGTGCTGGGACAAATGGACCTCATGTCGGTCCATGATCTGGGTGAACGCGACGCGGTTCTCGATCATAACGTCGAGCGGGCTATCGCGCTCGTGCGCGGCATGGCGCGTTCGCCCTCGGTGAAGCTCGTCGTTTTTCCCGAATTCTTCATGCAGGGCGTCGTGACAGGTCGGCCGCTCGATTATTGGCTGAAAGTCAGCGTGCGCATCGACGGGCCGGAGATGGCCAAGCTGCAAGCCTTCGCGCGTGACAGTTCGGTGTTCGTTTCGGGCATGGTCTATGAGTTCGATCCCGAATGGCCCGAACGCTATTTCAACACCGCGTTCATCATCGATGATTCAGGAAATCTCATCCACCGCTACCGCAAAATCCATGGTGCCGACACCGGCCTGCTCTCGCTCACGACACCGGGGAATATCTATACCGATTATGTTGCGCGGGACGGCTATGATGCGCTGTTCCCCGTTGCCGACACGAAGATCGGAAAGCTGGGAACCGTGGTCTGCTACGACATGAACTTTCCAGAAACGGCGCGCGAACTGGCGCGGCGCGGCGCGGAAGTCATCATCCATCCGACGTCGGAACCGCATAATGCCCGCCGCCATGGTTGGGATATCGGCCGCCGCACGCGCGCGTTCGAGAATCTGGCCTATGTCATCTCCTGCGGCACGGGTGGTCAGTATGTGGCGCCGGGCGACGCTGTCCCATCGCCCGCCAAACGCGGGCATTCCAAAATTGTGCGGTTCGATGGTCGCCTGGAAGCGGTTGCCGATGGCCCCGGCCATCTGCCGCTGATGGGGCCGGTCGACCTCGGCTCGCTTCGCCACGCGCGGTCCGACGCGCGCCGCAACCTTCTGGTCTGGGACGAGCCATCCGCTTATGCCGCCGCCTATGCCGCCGCCGGCCAGCGCGGCTACCCCCTCGACATGTGGCTCGACACACCGATGCGCGAAGCCCGTCAAGGGCTGGACGTGACGCGCAAAGTCATCCGTCGCTACTTCGACACCGGCGTCTTTACGGAGCCCGAAGGCGTGCCGGTAGCCGAGCAGGACATGGGATCCATGTATGGCGCGGTAGAGAAAGCAAAATAG
- a CDS encoding FAD-dependent monooxygenase, producing MTPVLIVGGGPVGLTLAIDLAHRGIKSIVIEERSEPMAHPKATLLGARSMELFRRWGMDRSVYDAAIPADNPYYIIFTTRLAGQELYRVQSPSIREMMTRDPVAAARFAEMRWSPYGKTQIGQQALEPVLLAKVAELGAFIDLRQGWRCERFTQDADGVTGHVVHIETDAKEDISALYLANCEGGVGPIRRQLGIRRNGRGKMRSNVSLFFRSKDFLEVHGRGLANLYFVFTPDCFGVFTAIDGEELWNFQYYFLDPARQAEPIDPEAILFRAMGKPFDFELLNITHWSHHQSVARKWRDDRVFLLGDSAHLFAPTGGVGMNTGIGDACDLAWKLEAVLKGWGGPRLLDSYERERKPIAVRNSIVSATNSDKTDMVMDETPEGIDLPGEAAALDRAELGRKIRWLSRQFSSAGVHLGYRYVASDIIVADGTLEPADDPSRLTPSTWPGSRAPHAWLDDGRSTLDLVGDIFVLLVLANETTELPSLIDAFAQAGVPVRVERIADPEIAALYEQPFVLVRPDGHVGWRGAGEPDDPAAIVRTLTGW from the coding sequence ATGACACCCGTTCTCATTGTTGGAGGCGGCCCAGTCGGGCTCACGCTGGCAATCGATCTGGCGCATCGCGGCATCAAGAGCATCGTTATCGAGGAGCGCTCCGAACCGATGGCGCACCCCAAGGCAACATTGCTTGGCGCGCGGTCGATGGAGTTGTTTCGGCGGTGGGGGATGGATCGGTCGGTCTATGACGCGGCGATTCCGGCGGACAATCCATATTATATCATCTTCACGACCCGGCTGGCGGGCCAGGAACTGTACCGTGTGCAGTCTCCCTCCATCCGCGAAATGATGACGCGCGATCCGGTCGCTGCGGCGCGCTTCGCCGAAATGCGCTGGTCGCCCTATGGCAAAACCCAGATCGGCCAGCAGGCGCTGGAGCCCGTATTGCTGGCCAAGGTCGCCGAACTCGGCGCGTTCATCGACCTTCGCCAGGGCTGGCGCTGCGAGAGGTTCACGCAGGATGCTGACGGCGTGACCGGCCATGTCGTCCATATCGAAACCGACGCGAAAGAGGACATCAGCGCCCTCTATCTGGCCAATTGCGAGGGCGGCGTCGGCCCCATCCGTCGCCAGCTCGGCATTCGCCGCAACGGGCGCGGCAAGATGCGCTCAAATGTGAGTCTGTTTTTCCGCAGCAAGGACTTTCTCGAAGTGCACGGCCGCGGCCTGGCCAATCTCTATTTCGTCTTCACACCAGATTGTTTCGGCGTTTTCACGGCCATCGACGGTGAGGAGCTATGGAATTTTCAATATTATTTCCTGGACCCGGCCCGACAAGCGGAACCGATCGACCCGGAGGCGATCCTGTTTCGCGCCATGGGCAAGCCCTTCGATTTCGAGTTGCTCAACATCACGCACTGGAGCCATCATCAATCCGTAGCCCGCAAGTGGCGGGACGATAGAGTCTTCCTGCTCGGCGATTCCGCGCATCTGTTTGCGCCAACCGGCGGCGTCGGCATGAACACCGGCATCGGCGATGCCTGCGACCTGGCCTGGAAACTGGAGGCCGTCTTGAAGGGCTGGGGCGGGCCTCGCCTGCTCGACAGCTATGAGCGCGAGCGCAAACCCATCGCGGTCCGCAATAGCATCGTGTCGGCGACCAATTCCGACAAGACCGACATGGTGATGGACGAGACGCCCGAAGGCATTGACCTGCCGGGCGAAGCCGCGGCGCTCGATCGCGCCGAACTTGGGCGCAAAATCCGCTGGCTTTCGCGCCAGTTTAGCAGCGCTGGCGTTCATCTGGGGTATCGCTATGTGGCCTCGGATATCATTGTCGCCGATGGCACGCTCGAGCCCGCTGACGACCCGTCGCGGCTCACGCCATCCACTTGGCCGGGATCGCGTGCGCCACACGCCTGGCTTGACGATGGGCGCAGCACGCTCGATCTCGTAGGGGACATTTTTGTGCTGCTGGTCCTTGCGAACGAAACGACCGAACTGCCGAGCCTTATCGATGCGTTCGCACAGGCGGGGGTGCCGGTTCGCGTCGAGCGGATTGCCGATCCGGAAATCGCCGCACTTTACGAACAGCCTTTCGTTTTGGTGCGCCCGGATGGCCATGTTGGGTGGCGGGGTGCCGGGGAGCCCGATGATCCAGCCGCCATCGTACGCACGCTCACCGGCTGGTGA
- a CDS encoding M24 family metallopeptidase: MLINRERANEVMDRHGLDALVAVTPINIEYLSDYRGPLMRMGRLFYNYALLPRRAEAPAALIVNGIEYHRLARSPDATWMPNIRAYLHPIHKDRRDFDPDVEDPEAVDDVMRWPIRPEGISPSDEAYLSRIEAARGGHAANPLYALKQALRDAGLERAVIGCDDPRIGPWLEEIGMPDIEVRDALNIFREVRMVKSRDELDRLRAAARLNEQAMETVLAALSPGMTFAELQSIYNVEIARGGGRAIYLACGQLVPSQTTDVVVEGHSITFDALCELRGYHGDLGRVAICGEPSAELLQRMRAVEIGCEVAYKMIKPGVTGNAVTTALIDAIHKAGFPGYLFATPHSVGLEHSDHPLPVGPQLPGGQGEFVFLENMVFTIDMPYRELGWGAIHVEDQLRVTATGVEPFTSCDVSLRVKPGRPLSDVGS; encoded by the coding sequence ATGCTGATTAACAGGGAACGCGCCAATGAGGTGATGGACCGCCATGGCCTGGACGCACTCGTCGCGGTCACGCCGATTAACATCGAGTATCTCAGTGACTATCGAGGGCCCCTGATGCGCATGGGGCGACTGTTCTACAATTATGCGCTGCTGCCGCGGCGTGCGGAGGCGCCAGCCGCGCTGATCGTCAACGGCATCGAATATCATCGCCTCGCCAGAAGCCCGGATGCGACCTGGATGCCCAATATCCGGGCCTATCTCCATCCAATCCACAAGGACCGGCGCGATTTTGATCCCGATGTGGAGGATCCGGAAGCGGTCGACGACGTCATGCGCTGGCCAATCCGGCCGGAAGGCATCTCCCCATCCGACGAAGCCTATCTCAGCCGGATCGAAGCCGCGCGCGGCGGCCACGCGGCAAATCCGCTCTACGCGCTCAAGCAGGCCCTGCGAGACGCCGGCCTCGAACGCGCCGTCATCGGATGTGACGATCCACGCATCGGCCCGTGGCTGGAAGAGATAGGGATGCCGGATATCGAGGTCCGCGACGCGCTCAATATCTTCCGCGAGGTGCGGATGGTTAAATCGCGCGATGAATTGGACCGGCTGCGTGCAGCGGCGCGGTTGAACGAGCAGGCGATGGAGACCGTGCTGGCGGCCCTATCGCCGGGCATGACCTTCGCCGAATTGCAATCCATCTACAATGTCGAGATCGCCCGCGGTGGCGGCCGCGCGATCTATCTCGCCTGTGGCCAACTCGTCCCGTCGCAAACCACCGACGTGGTTGTCGAAGGCCATTCGATTACCTTTGATGCGCTGTGCGAACTGCGCGGCTACCATGGCGATCTCGGCCGGGTGGCTATTTGTGGAGAGCCGAGCGCGGAGTTGCTGCAGCGGATGCGAGCGGTCGAGATCGGCTGCGAGGTCGCGTACAAGATGATTAAGCCCGGCGTCACGGGCAACGCGGTTACGACCGCGCTGATCGATGCTATCCACAAAGCGGGCTTTCCGGGCTATTTGTTTGCAACACCGCATTCGGTCGGCCTTGAACATTCGGACCACCCGCTTCCCGTTGGCCCGCAGCTCCCCGGCGGACAGGGCGAGTTCGTTTTCCTGGAAAACATGGTTTTCACCATCGACATGCCCTATCGCGAGCTTGGCTGGGGCGCGATCCACGTCGAGGACCAACTCCGGGTCACGGCGACCGGCGTGGAGCCTTTTACGAGCTGTGACGTGTCTTTGCGCGTCAAACCTGGGCGGCCATTATCGGACGTTGGTTCCTAG
- a CDS encoding ABC transporter permease — translation MRNPGGVLSNLLRRAATGVRDLALVTLATTTVLFFLIRLTGDPSVMIAGESATPAQLAQVRAAYGFDRSLIEQYLVYAGKVLHFDMGVSLQDGQSAIHKVLQAYPATLMLAAAAITANIVISVPIGAWLGQSRGAAARVVRIALNVLQGMPGFVSALLLVNIFAVGLGWLPSVGYGRPETLILPVVSVVSFMAPKLIRVIEANTSAALRSNFVRTARSIGASNRQILWRHVLPNALLGAIALIGAEIAAMLTGLVIIETIFAWPGIGWLLVQSTLNLDFPVVQAIALVMVVSVFLANAATEALQTLADPRLRTKGRPE, via the coding sequence TTGCGTAATCCGGGGGGCGTTTTGTCGAACTTGCTGCGGCGGGCAGCAACAGGTGTCCGCGATCTCGCCTTGGTCACCTTGGCGACGACGACGGTTCTGTTCTTCCTCATTCGCCTGACCGGCGATCCGTCGGTAATGATCGCCGGTGAAAGCGCGACCCCGGCGCAGCTCGCCCAAGTCCGCGCGGCTTATGGTTTCGATCGCAGTCTGATCGAACAATATCTCGTGTATGCAGGGAAGGTGCTGCATTTCGATATGGGCGTGTCGTTGCAGGACGGCCAGTCGGCAATCCACAAAGTATTGCAGGCCTATCCGGCGACTCTCATGCTGGCGGCAGCGGCGATTACCGCCAATATCGTAATTTCCGTACCTATCGGCGCTTGGCTTGGTCAGAGCAGAGGCGCGGCAGCGCGGGTCGTTCGAATTGCCTTGAATGTCCTGCAAGGCATGCCCGGATTTGTCTCCGCTCTGTTGCTGGTGAATATCTTCGCGGTCGGCCTCGGATGGCTCCCGTCGGTGGGATATGGTCGACCCGAAACGTTGATTTTGCCGGTAGTTTCGGTCGTCTCGTTCATGGCACCGAAGCTCATTCGCGTCATTGAAGCCAATACCAGCGCTGCGCTGCGCTCCAATTTCGTACGCACGGCACGATCGATTGGCGCGTCAAACCGGCAGATCCTTTGGCGCCATGTCTTGCCGAACGCCTTATTGGGGGCCATCGCCCTGATCGGCGCCGAAATCGCCGCCATGCTGACGGGCCTCGTGATCATAGAAACAATTTTCGCCTGGCCAGGCATCGGCTGGTTGCTGGTGCAATCGACGCTCAACCTGGATTTTCCTGTGGTTCAGGCGATCGCGCTGGTGATGGTGGTCAGCGTCTTCCTGGCCAACGCGGCGACCGAAGCCCTGCAAACTCTGGCGGACCCGCGCCTGCGGACCAAGGGGCGACCGGAATGA
- a CDS encoding ABC transporter permease, giving the protein MTIRPHWTTLLMAIVAGFCLLVILFGGLIETVLDPRAMNLDWRLSPPLTHGFLLGSDAFGRDVAARMLAGLRWSVSIATLATLIASVIGVTLGLVAARRESWLSTLLRQITTFTQAFPAFVLAVTVIAILRGNGIQAVVLTLGLITWPVFARVAYAEGQAIFQREYVLAAAMMGMSRMRLYLRHVLPGLVPSLSVLIVFHFAEMIIAESALSFLGIGTPMGAPTWGVMLSESQTYIRDAPWLLIAPAGAIVTLIMTAHLFAQHLRTRAP; this is encoded by the coding sequence ATGACGATCCGCCCGCACTGGACGACCCTTTTAATGGCGATCGTCGCAGGATTCTGTCTGTTGGTCATCCTGTTCGGCGGGCTGATCGAGACCGTTCTCGACCCTCGGGCCATGAACCTCGACTGGCGGTTGAGTCCGCCCCTCACCCATGGCTTTCTTCTGGGCTCCGACGCCTTCGGCCGCGATGTTGCCGCTCGAATGCTTGCGGGTCTGCGCTGGTCGGTCAGCATTGCCACGCTGGCGACGCTCATCGCCTCCGTGATTGGCGTCACGCTGGGTCTCGTGGCCGCGCGGCGCGAATCCTGGCTCAGCACATTGCTGCGCCAAATCACGACCTTCACACAAGCCTTTCCAGCCTTCGTGCTGGCCGTGACCGTCATCGCCATTCTTCGCGGCAATGGAATCCAGGCGGTCGTGCTGACACTCGGGCTGATCACTTGGCCGGTGTTCGCGCGCGTCGCCTATGCCGAAGGCCAGGCCATTTTTCAGCGCGAATATGTTCTGGCTGCCGCAATGATGGGCATGTCGCGCATGAGGCTATATCTGCGTCACGTGTTGCCGGGTCTCGTTCCGTCGCTGTCGGTGCTGATCGTCTTCCACTTCGCCGAAATGATCATCGCCGAAAGCGCGCTTTCGTTTTTGGGGATCGGCACGCCGATGGGCGCACCCACTTGGGGCGTGATGTTGAGCGAGAGCCAGACCTATATTCGCGATGCGCCCTGGCTGCTGATTGCGCCCGCAGGTGCCATCGTCACCCTCATCATGACCGCCCATCTCTTTGCCCAGCATCTGCGGACGCGCGCGCCATGA
- a CDS encoding ABC transporter ATP-binding protein → MTLQPFLEVRDLTIAVDTPAGPHSLVDGLSLAIDSGEILGLVGESGSGKTLTAFAVAGLLPSSVRVAAGEIIRAGVRVDRLSEAQGRPMQGRDVGVVFQDPLSSFNPVRTIGSILIESVRRHQGLGADEARARAIVALRDMRLPGENASIDCYPHMLSGGQRQRAMIALALINQPGLLIADEPTTALDPTVQLQILAVLKRASAERACLLITHDLGVAAAICDRIAVLKDGRLLETGPTERILSAPEHPFTRELIDSAPSRRSLMEKL, encoded by the coding sequence ATGACGCTGCAACCTTTCCTGGAGGTGCGAGATCTGACGATTGCGGTCGACACGCCCGCCGGCCCGCACTCACTGGTCGATGGGCTGAGCCTGGCGATAGACAGCGGTGAGATTCTGGGCTTGGTGGGAGAGAGCGGGTCGGGCAAGACGTTGACCGCCTTTGCGGTTGCCGGACTCCTGCCATCGTCCGTACGGGTCGCCGCCGGCGAAATCATTCGCGCCGGAGTGCGCGTGGACAGGCTGAGCGAAGCCCAGGGGCGGCCCATGCAGGGCCGTGACGTCGGCGTGGTGTTCCAGGATCCGCTGTCCTCCTTCAATCCGGTGCGGACGATTGGCTCGATCTTGATCGAATCTGTCCGGCGGCATCAGGGGTTGGGGGCGGACGAGGCCCGCGCTCGCGCGATCGTCGCGCTGCGGGACATGCGTCTGCCCGGTGAGAACGCCTCTATCGACTGTTATCCGCACATGCTGTCGGGTGGCCAGCGCCAGCGCGCCATGATCGCATTGGCGCTCATCAATCAGCCGGGCTTGCTGATCGCCGATGAACCGACGACGGCGCTTGATCCAACGGTTCAACTCCAGATTCTTGCCGTGCTCAAGCGCGCGAGCGCCGAACGCGCCTGCCTCCTCATCACCCATGATCTCGGCGTTGCCGCCGCCATTTGTGACAGGATCGCGGTGCTGAAAGACGGTCGGCTGCTGGAAACTGGTCCCACCGAGCGCATCCTTTCCGCGCCGGAGCATCCCTTTACCCGTGAACTTATCGACAGCGCTCCATCCCGGCGCAGCCTGATGG